A single window of Malus sylvestris chromosome 5, drMalSylv7.2, whole genome shotgun sequence DNA harbors:
- the LOC126623626 gene encoding putative F-box protein At1g50870, whose translation MMRYYQRRQRPTQVSSELPFEIIVEILSWLPVLSLLRFKCVCKQWFLLLQDYKFIAKHRDRTCYTLPPSYHCERDKKLYVTVCDENFVLKCCCSGLSLEKSTTSQVCRIRNPATRKVLYLPDAQVCDTEFMDLGFNSLTGECKVSCVYFNRAQKEVGVEVITVGKDETWRPLHKQNQNWLRRGKAVLTQSCCGEDKVDWALHLPEIITEGHDMCLQIHSLDLWSECLTTSTLPEGVFVDLENLQTFLWDNRPAVADIVGGDLHILVLVDFKEHKWSQNKIIVPLKNLKVDDTILTDEIVIKRACSNTLKFQNGAQLISYDMEKKTVMVFDSLELLKKRIALLKSTLISLKEMRSEINGVQD comes from the coding sequence ATGATGCGTTACTACCAACGAAGACAAAGGCCGACACAAGTTTCGTCAGAGCTTCCCTTTGAAATTATCGTTGAGATTTTGAGTTGGCTTCCTGTGCTGTCTTTGCTGAGATTCAAGTGCGTGTGCAAGCAATGGTTTTTGTTGCTTCAAGACTACAAGTTCATTGCAAAACACAGAGATCGGACCTGTTACACCCTCCCACCTTCTTATCATTGCGAACGGGATAAAAAATTGTATGTGACTGTTTGCGATGAAAATTTCGTGCTTAAATGTTGTTGTTCTGGCTTGTCTTTGGAGAAGAGTACAACATCTCAAGTTTGCCGTATTAGAAATCCTGCAACCCGCAAAGTGCTTTACTTGCCTGATGCACAAGTGTGTGACACAGAATTTATGGACCTCGGTTTCAATTCACTAACTGGTGAGTGTAAAGTGTCATGTGTTTATTTCAATAGGGCACAGAAAGAGGTAGGTGTTGAAGTGATAACAGTTGGAAAGGACGAAACATGGAGACCTTTGCACAAGCAAAACCAGAATTGGCTGCGACGAGGCAAAGCGGTGCTGACTCAATCTTGTTGTGGGGAAGATAAGGTTGACTGGGCTCTTCATTTACCCGAAATTATAACCGAGGGGCATGATATGTGCTTACAAATTCATTCTCTTGATCTGTGGAGTGAATGTCTCACCACTTCTACTCTGCCTGAAGGAGTTTTCGTAGATTTGGAGAATCTCCAGACGTTTCTTTGGGATAACCGTCCAGCCGTTGCTGATATAGTAGGGGGAGACCTTCACATCTTGGTGTTGGTAGACTTCAAGGAACACAAATGGAGTCAAAACAAGATCATCGTTCCCTTGAAAAATTTAAAGGTCGACGACACAATTTTGACAGATGAAATTGTTATTAAACGAGCTTGTTCAAATACACTAAAGTTTCAAAATGGAGCACAACTTATTTCCTATGACATGGAAAAGAAGACTGTTATGGTTTTTGACAGTTTAGAACTCTTGAAGAAACGAATAGCTCTACTTAAGTCAACCCTCATCTCTCTCAAGGAAATGAGATCAGAGATTAACGGAGTACAAGACTAG
- the LOC126624823 gene encoding thioredoxin-like protein CXXS1: MASQLHEEQQIPRPKAIKVDSVETWDLYVSQATNQGCPIIAHFTASWCMPSVVMNSFFEEIASEYSDVLFLTVDVDEVKEVATRLEIMAMPTFLLMREGATVEKLVGANPEEIRKRIEGFVQSIRVDVA; the protein is encoded by the exons atggCAAGTCAACTACATGAAGAGCAGCAGATCCCTAGGCCCAAAGCCATAAAAGTCGACTCTGTGGAGACTTGGGACTTGTATGTTTCCCAAGCCACCAACCAAGGCTGCCCT ATTATTGCACATTTCACTGCTTCGTGGTGCATGCCTTCGGTGGTTATGAACTCATTCTTCGAGGAAATTGCCTCAGAGTATTCGGATGTTCTGTTTCTCACCGTTGATGTCGACGAGGTTAAG GAGGTAGCGACTCGACTGGAGATAATGGCGATGCCAACGTTTTTGCTGATGAGGGAAGGTGCAACGGTTGAGAAGCTCGTGGGCGCCAATCCGGAAGAGATAAGGAAAAGGATCGAGGGTTTCGTTCAGTCCATACGTGTGGACGTTGCATAG
- the LOC126623042 gene encoding transcription factor ILR3-like, whose protein sequence is MGSPPQNPNWVFDYGVIEDILVPGGELPSLDPPGFSWPDHSFAGPTAPSTEFDDSFGNPGSMKETGLRKRARTGSSSVSGSKACREKMRRDRLNDRFAELSSILEPGRPPKTDKVAILGDAVRMVTQLRGEAQQLKESSANLQETINELKAEKNELRDEKQRLKAEKDNIERQIKALGTQPSFLPHPAAIPTPFSAPGQVVGGKMMPFVGYPGMSMWQFMPPAAVDTSQDHVLRPPVA, encoded by the exons ATGGGTTCCCCGCCGCAGAATCCCAACTGGGTCTTCGATTATGGTGTGATTGAGGACATTCTTGTGCCAGGCGGTGAACTTCCGTCTCTTGACCCGCCCGGTTTCTCTTGGCCGGATCATTCATTTGCTGGTCCGACCGCTCCCAG CACGGAATTTGATGACTCATTTGGAAAtccaggcagcatgaaggaaaCTGGGTTGCGAAAACG GGCGAGGACTGGATCAAGCAGTGTGTCTGGTTCTAAAGCATGTAGAGAGAAAATGCGGCGGGATAGACTGAATGACAG GTTTGCGGAATTGAGTTCTATCCTTGAACCTGGAAGGCCACCCAAAACTGACAAGGTTGCTATACTGGGCGATGCTGTTCGAATGGTAACTCAGTTACGTGGGGAAGCCCAACAACTAAAGGAGTCAAGTGCAAATCTGCAGGAGACGATAAATGAGTTGAAG GCTGAGAAGAATGAACTTCGTGATGAGAAGCAGAGGCTGAAAGCGGAGAAAGACAACATCGAGCGTCAGATTAAAGCCTTGGGTACTCAACCAAGCTTTCTTCCTCATCCTGCTGCAATCCCAACTCCGTTTTCTGCCCCGGGCCAAGTTGTTGGCGGGAAAATGATGCCCTTCGTCGGGTACCCTGGAATGTCCATGTGGCAGTTCATGCCACCAGCTGCAGTTGATACCTCACAGGACCATGTTCTCCGCCCTCCTGTTGCTTGA
- the LOC126623039 gene encoding sulfite exporter TauE/SafE family protein 2-like yields the protein MDNQKLTCLTLSLSIFLITFTHSQAKQTEPISDALRTDNFLNQTYQWLSHQRAQLQETQLKFSAPIVLAGIFCFIAASISSAGGIGGGGLFIPILTLVAGLDLRTASSLSAFMVTGGSVANVMYNLCIKSSKFGGKSLIDYDIALLSEPCMLLGVSLGVICNLAFPEWLTTILFALFLAWCTSRSCKNGLVRWEMESEELLRLRNDGEYLEQKEIEAPLLGTKGNCKLGIPWKKMGVLVLVWCSFCLVYLLRGNRYGQGITQIEPCGMAYWVLSSIQIPLAIIYTAWMLCKKENLQPHTLNQKDIQDLQNVGPSKLVFPSMALLAGILGGVFGIGGGMLISPLLLQVGVAPEVTAATCSFMVFFSSSMSAFQYLLLGMEHADTALIFAIVCFVASLLGLAVLQRAIKVYGRASLIVFSVSIVMALSTVLMTTFGALEVWRDFVSGNYMGFKQPC from the exons ATGGACAACCAAAAACTCACATGCTTAACTCTTTCCCTTTCAATATTTCTCATCACCTTCACTCATTCACAAGCAAAACAAACTGAACCCATCTCAGATGCCCTCAGAACCGACAACTTCCTCAACCAAACCTACCAATGGCTGAGCCACCAAAGAGCACAGCTCCAAGAAACCCAGCTCAAATTCTCAGCCCCCATTGTCCTTGCCGGAATATTCTGCTTCATAGCCGCCTCCATATCAAGTGCCGGCGGAATCGGGGGTGGCGGGCTCTTCATCCCTATACTAACCCTAGTGGCAGGCCTAGACCTCAGAACAGCCTCAAGTCTCTCAGCTTTCATGGTCACAGGAGGGTCAGTTGCAAATGTTATGTACAACTTGTGCATCAAAAGTTCCAAATTTGGAGGCAAAAGTCTGATAGATTATGACATAGCTCTTCTATCAGAGCCATGCATGTTGCTCGGAGTGAGCCTTGGAGTGATTTGCAACCTTGCTTTTCCAGAGTGGCTGACTACTATTCTCTTTGCTCTATTTCTTGCTTGGTGTACCTCAAGGAGCTGCAAAAATGGGTTGGTGCGTTGGGAAATGGAGTCAGAAGAGCTGTTGCGGTTGAGAAATGATGGTGAAtatttggagcaaaaggaaatAGAGGCACCCCTTTTGGGGACAAAAGGAAATTGCAAACTAGGGATTCCATGGAAAAAAATGGGGGTCTTAGTTCTGGTTTGGTGCTCTTTCTGCCTCGTCTATCTTCTCCGCGGTAATCGGTATGGACAG GGTATCACACAAATAGAGCCTTGTGGAATGGCTTATTGGGTTCTCTCATCAATCCAAATCCCTCTTGCCATAATCTATACAGCCTGGATGCTATGCAAAAAAGAGAACCTTCAACCTCATACTTTAAACCAAAAG GATATTCAGGACCTGCAAAATGTTGGACCATCGAAGCTAGTTTTTCCATCAATGGCACTACTAGCAGGGATTTTGGGGGGTGTTTTTGGGATTGGAGGTGGAATGCTTATAagccctcttcttcttcaagttgGGGTAGCACCTGAG GTAACGGCGGCAACTTGTTCGTTCATGGTATTCTTCTCGTCTTCCATGTCGGCATTTCAGTACTTGTTACTGGGCATGGAGCACGCAGATACTGCACTCATCTTCGCCATCGTGTGCTTCGTTGCGTCGCTTCTCGGACTGGCGGTGCTGCAGAGAGCAATCAAAGTGTATGGAAGGGCTTCTCTAATTGTGTTCTCAGTTAGTATAGTGATGGCTTTGAGCACTGTTCTGATGACTACCTTTGGGGCTCTTGAAgtgtggagagattttgtatCTGGAAATTACATGGGATTCAAACAACCATGTTAA
- the LOC126623213 gene encoding oxygen-evolving enhancer protein 3-2, chloroplastic-like: MAQAMASVAGMHGSSQAVLEGSLHLSGSSRLNTVSSTGRLAVARSGLTIRAQQVPSEPETSRRAVLGLVAVGLASGSFVQAVLAEAKPIKVGPPPPPSGGLAGTLNSDEARDLDLPLKERFFIQPLTPAQAAARAKESAKEILAVKEYIDKKAWPYVQNDLRLRASYLRYDLKTVISAKSKAEKEPLKELTGKLFKDIDGLDYAAKIKSTPEAEKYYTATVSSLNDVLAKLG; this comes from the exons ATGGCACAAGCTATGGCTTCAGTGgctggcatgcacggctcctcCCAGGCAGTTTTGGAGGGCAGCCTCCACCTAAGTGGCTCGTCACGCTTGAACACGGTCAGCAGCACCGGCAGGCTAGCCGTGGCTAGGTCAGGGCTCACCATTAGAGCCCAGCAAGTACCTTCGGAGCCCGAAACTAGCCGTAGGGCCGTGCTTGGTCTCGTCGCGGTTGGTTTGGCCTCCGGGTCATTTGTCCAAGCTGTACTTGCCGAGGCTAAGCCCATCAAAGTCGGTcctcctccaccaccctccGGGGGATTGG CTGGAACCCTAAACTCGGATGAGGCAAGAGACCTTGACCTGCCATTGAAGGAGAGGTTCTTCATCCAACCACTCACTCCGGCTCAGGCAGCCGCGAGGGCGAAGGAGTCAGCCAAGGAGATTTTAGCTGTCAAGGAGTACATTGACAAAAAGGCATGGCCTTACGTCCAGAACGATCTTCGTCTCAGAGCCTCATATCTCCGTTATGACCTCAAGACCGTCATTTCTGCCAAATCTAAAGCCGAGAAGGAGCCCCTCAAGGAACTCACCGGAAAGCTCTTCAAAGACATTGACGGC TTGGACTATGCAGCAAAGATCAAGAGCACCCCGGAAGCAGAGAAGTACTACACCGCAACCGTATCTTCCCTCAACGATGTTCTTGCAAAGCTtggctaa
- the LOC126620606 gene encoding kinesin-like protein KIN-14C, with translation MASRNQNRAPRSPFSKKSSLDEVPLDKRRRIETRKPELPSSNGRQRPPLAVVKQDAAGTGDIGSVEGSECGNVEFTKEEVEALLVEKLKVKKFDHKGKADQLADYSKRLKLCIRWLQQVEEGHILEEEKLRNALASAEKKCSDTEVEMKNKVDELNAVNSKLRESMAALEEKLAKEESEKLDAIASHRSEKEARDAAEKLQASLSQKLEIMREEKLVADQKVSSYQDLYNRAQEYNKSLQQYNSKLQKDLETATESLKRVEDEKRTVLETLSNLRVHNKALQDELAKVTASLEETLKQKELLDNEIKCLRGELQQVRDDRDRHAREIQDLRDQVVKYKENTELSCEELDRLMRKSKALEERDSSQKQEIDTLKHELFAANDKLKMVSRSASETLTEFEEHKRIVQELQNRLAESELQILEGEKLRKKLHNTILELKGNIRVFCRVRPLLPDDANATETPVVSYPTATESLGRGVDLVQSGQKFNFTFDKVFHHETSQQDVFVEVSQLVQSALDGYKVCIFAYGQTGSGKTYTMMGRPDAPEQKGLIPRSLEQIFQTSQALQAQGWKYKMQASMLEIYNENIRDLLSTSRSSSADLLKTENGVCGKQYTIKHDANGNTYVSDLTIVDVCSINQISSLLEQAAHSRSVGKTHMNEQSSRSHFVFTLRISGINENTEQQVQGVLNLIDLAGSERLSRSGATGERLKETQAINKSLSSLSDVIFALAKKEDHVPFRNSKLTYLLQPCLGGDSKTLMVVNISPDSSSVGESLCSLRFAARVNACEIGIPRRQTSMKPVDNRLSYG, from the exons ATGGCTTCTCGCAACCAGAACAGGGCTCCTCGGAGTCCGTTTTCT AAAAAGAGTAGTCTTGATGAAGTTCCCTTAGACAAGCGGCGAAGAATCGAAACAAGAAAACCGGAGTTACCAAGTAGCAATGGCCGCCAACGACCGCCACTTGCTGTTGTTAAGCAAGATGCAGCAGGTACCGGCGATATAGGCAGTGTGGAGGGATCAGAGTGTGGCAATGTTGAGTTTACCAAGGAAGAAGTCGAGGCGTTGTTGGTTGAGAAGTTAAAAGTGAAGAAATTTGATCATAAG GGGAAAGCTGATCAGTTAGCTGATTACAGCAAGAGGCTGAAGCTATGCATCAGATGGTTGCAGCAGGTTGAGGAAGGGCATATTCTTGAGGAGGAAAAGCTTCGGAATGCATTGGCTTCTGCTGAAAAAAAATGCTCGGATACTG aggtggaaatgaaaaacaaggtCGATGAGCTCAATGCCGTAAACTCAAAGCTGAGGGAAAGTATGGCTGCTTTGGAAGAGAAACTTGCAAAGGAAGAATCAGAGAAATTG GATGCAATTGCTAGTCATAGAAGTGAAAAGGAAGCAAGGGATGCTGCTGAGAAGTTGCAAGCTTCTCTCTCACAGAAGCTTGAAATAATGCGGGAGGAGAAATTAGTTGCAGACCAGAAG GTTTCTTCGTATCAGGATTTGTATAATCGAGCACAAGAGTACAACAAGAGTCTACAACAGTACAATAGCAAACTCCAAAAAGATCTTGAAACTGCCACCGAATCTCTCAAACGAGTTGAAGATGAGAAAAGGACTGTTCTGGAGACCCTTAGCAATTTGAGGGTTCACAATAAGGCGTTGCAAGATGAGTTGGCTAAAGTAACA GCTTCATTGGAAGAAACATTAAAGCAGAAGGAACTATTAGATAATGAAATCAAATGCCTTCGTGGGGAACTGCAACAAGTTAGAGATGACCGCGATCGGCATGCAAGAGAGATTCAAGATTTGAGGGATCAAGTGGTGAAGTACAAGGAAAACACTGAATTGTCGTGTGAAGAGTTAGATAGGTTGATGAGAAAATCAAAAGCCTTGGAG GAAAGAGATTCATCTCAAAAACAAGAGATAGATACATTAAAGCATGAGTTATTTGCCGCAAATGATAAACTTAAG aTGGTCAGTCGATCCGCTTCAGAAACATTGACAGAGTTTGAAGAACATAAGAGAATCGTGCAGGAGCTGCAAAACCGCCTGGCTGAATCAGAGTTGCAAATACTAGAAGGAGAGAAGTTAAGGAAAAAATTACATAACACCATTCTG GAATTAAAAGGTAATATCAGGGTATTCTGTCGAGTCCGCCCATTGCTACCTGATGATGCTAATGCAACAGAAACCCCTGTAGTTTCTTATCCTACAGCAACCGAATCTCTTGGCAGAGGCGTTGACTTGGTACAAAGTG gccaaaaatttaattttacattTGACAAAGTGTTTCACCACGAGACTTCCCAACAAGACGTTTTTGTGGAAGTATCGCAACTTGTACAAAGTGCACTTGATGGTTACAAG GTCTGCATATTTGCTTATGGTCAAACAGGTTCCGGAAAAACTTATACTATGATGGGCAGACCAGATGCTCCGGAGCAGAAAGGCTTAATACCTCGTTCACTAGAGCAAATATTCCAAACGAGTCAAGCTCTTCAGGCTCAGGGTTGGAAATACAAAATGCAG GCCTCAATGCTCGAAATATATAATGAGAACATTCGTGACTTGTTATCCACTAGTCGTTCAAGCAGTGCAGACTTGTTAAAGACAGAAAATGGTGTTTGCGGAAAGCAGTACACGATAAAGCATGATGCAAATGGAAATACATACGTTTCTGACCTCACGATCGTTGACGTTTGTAGCATAAATCAAATTTCATCTCTTTTGGAACAGGCTGCACATAGCAG GTCTGTAGGCAAGACTCATATGAATGAGCAATCTTCGAGAAGCCATTTCGTGTTTACCTTGCGTATATCTGGGATTAATGAG AACACTGAACAACAAGTCCAAGGAGTCTTAAATCTTATTGACCTAGCTGGAAGTGAAAGATTGTCAAGGAGTGGCGCAACCGGAGAGCGGTTGAAGGAAACTCAG GCCATTAACAAAAGTTTGTCATCGTTGAGCGACGTCATATTTGCTTTGGCGAAAAAGGAGGACCATGTTCCTTTTAGGAACTCCAAGCTGACCTATCTTTTACAG CCTTGTCTTGGAGGGGATTCGAAAACGCTGATGGTTGTCAACATCTCTCCGGATTCCTCTTCAGTTGGGGAATCCCTTTGCTCTCTTCGATTCGCTGCTAGGGTCAATGCCTGCGAAATCGGGATTCCTCGAAGGCAAACGTCCATGAAGCCTGTCGATAATCGTTTAAGTTACGGCTAG
- the LOC126623212 gene encoding putative F-box protein At1g50870 yields the protein MFDTMGVQCVDTKEEEEVPRQQLRELPFDIVAQILLWLPVVSLVRFKCVCKQWCLLIEGYKFIEKHRAQTRYGLPPCYQCQWDKERMKGVASYGDFELQCDCSGLYLEKSKTSQVCRIRNPATHKVLYLPKAPEGTRVVLDLGFNSLTGECKVACAYRREGSLVGVDVITIGKDEMWRPLLRQKLNFLEQGRWVVKPNCCEEDKVNWAIYISKIIKDEHDDDSCLQIQSLDLWSECLTTTTLPQGVFLNLKNVRAFPWDLCLGVAETVGGAIHILVLEDFKEHKWSRNKTIIPLKNLKVDYTVWTDHLVLTQAHSSSLRFRNGRGQVLSYDMETEDLEVLERSEFLKKRLALRKSTLVTVKGMRLEE from the coding sequence ATGTTCGATACTATGGGAGTCCAATGTGTCGAtaccaaagaagaagaagaagtgccGCGGCAACAATTACGAGAGCTTCCCTTTGATATTGTTGCTCAGATTTTGTTGTGGCTGCCCGTGGTGTCTTTGGTGAGATTCAAGTGTGTCTGCAAGCAATGGTGTCTGTTAATTGAGGGCTACAAGTTCATAGAAAAGCATAGGGCTCAAACACGTTACGGTTTGCCACCTTGTTATCAATGCCAATGGGATAAGGAGAGAATGAAGGGAGTTGCTTCCTATGGGGATTTCGAGCTTCAATGTGATTGTAGTGGCTTGTATTTGGAGAAGAGTAAAACTTCTCAAGTTTGCCGTATTAGAAATCCTGCAACCCACAAAGTGCTCTACTTGCCCAAGGCACCCGAGGGTACCAGAGTAGTTCTGGACCTCGGTTTTAATTCCCTTACTGGTGAGTGTAAAGTGGCCTGTGCTTATCGCCGAGAGGGCAGTTTAGTAGGTGTTGATGTTATAACAATTGGAAAGGATGAAATGTGGAGACCCTTGCTCCGCCAAAAGCTGAATTTTCTGGAACAAGGCAGATGGGTGGTGAAGCCAAATTGTTGTGAGGAAGATAAGGTTAACTGGGCTATTTATATCTCCAAAATTATAAAAGATGAACACGATGATGATTCGTGCCTACAAATTCAGTCTCTTGATCTGTGGAGTGAATGTCTCACCACAACTACTTTGCCCCAGGGAGTTTTCCTAAATTTGAAGAATGTTCGGGCTTTTCCTTGGGATCTCTGTCTAGGCGTTGCTGAAACAGTAGGGGGAGCCATTCACATCTTGGTGTTAGAAGACTTCAAGGAACACAAATGGAGTCGAAACAAGACCATCATTCCTTTGAAAAATTTAAAGGTTGACTACACAGTTTGGACGGATCATTTAGTTCTCACACAAGCTCATTCTAGCTCACTCAGGTTTCGAAATGGCCGAGGGCAAGTTCTTTCCTATGACATGGAAACTGAGGACCTTGAGGTTTTGGAACGTTCGGAATTCCTCAAGAAACGACTTGCTCTACGCAAATCAACCCTCGTGACTGTAAAGGGAATGAGACTAGAGGAGTAG